In a genomic window of Methylobacter sp. YRD-M1:
- a CDS encoding RnfH family protein encodes MAEQLIDVEVAYAKPEEQVILSLKVPEGASVEQAIKASGLLARFPEIEPSEIKAGIFGNVCRMDQVLKQADRVEIYRPLFHDPKEARRQRAAKG; translated from the coding sequence ATGGCTGAGCAGCTGATTGATGTCGAGGTTGCCTACGCCAAACCTGAAGAGCAGGTGATTCTGTCCCTCAAAGTGCCGGAAGGCGCCTCTGTCGAACAAGCCATAAAGGCATCAGGATTATTAGCCCGATTTCCGGAAATTGAGCCATCCGAAATCAAGGCGGGTATTTTCGGCAATGTTTGCAGAATGGACCAGGTTTTAAAACAGGCCGATAGAGTGGAAATTTATCGGCCTTTGTTTCACGATCCCAAAGAAGCGAGACGGCAGCGAGCCGCAAAAGGATAA
- a CDS encoding outer membrane protein assembly factor BamE, with protein MGKPLFSLTLLASLTLASCSTILNNLPGVYTVDVQQGNMIDQSMIDQIRPNMNKRQVLYIMGSPMTTDAFHQNRWDYIYSNQPGGEPRMQKKITLFFDDDRVVGFQGDFKPSALPVIKESPETTVDLPPREIDKTLWEKITGLFGIDNIDSSTESSPVNSEPRTNNLDTPMN; from the coding sequence ATGGGAAAGCCGCTTTTTTCTTTAACTCTGCTGGCCAGCCTGACGCTTGCCTCATGTTCCACTATTCTTAACAATTTGCCTGGCGTTTATACCGTGGACGTCCAGCAAGGCAATATGATCGATCAGTCCATGATCGATCAGATAAGACCCAACATGAACAAACGCCAGGTACTGTATATCATGGGGTCGCCCATGACGACCGATGCTTTCCACCAGAATCGCTGGGATTACATTTATTCCAATCAACCCGGAGGCGAGCCCAGAATGCAAAAGAAAATCACGCTGTTCTTCGATGATGACCGGGTTGTCGGTTTTCAGGGCGATTTCAAACCCAGCGCGCTCCCTGTAATCAAGGAATCGCCCGAAACAACGGTTGATTTGCCGCCAAGGGAAATTGACAAAACCTTATGGGAGAAAATCACTGGGCTATTCGGCATTGATAATATCGACAGTTCGACTGAATCCAGTCCTGTAAATTCAGAACCTAGAACAAATAATCTCGACACGCCAATGAATTGA
- the fur gene encoding ferric iron uptake transcriptional regulator gives MFETQDLKNAGLKVTLPRVKILQILEKQVDEHHLTAEKVYKILLSEDEDIGLATVYRVLTQFEAAGLVTRHHFEGGNSVFELAKGDHHDHILCMKCGKVDEFTDELIEARQREIAEKLGYELTDHSLHLYGYCSACRKS, from the coding sequence ATGTTTGAAACTCAAGATTTAAAGAATGCTGGTCTCAAGGTCACGTTGCCTCGGGTCAAGATTCTGCAAATTTTAGAAAAACAGGTTGATGAACATCATCTAACGGCTGAAAAGGTTTATAAAATCCTGTTGAGCGAGGATGAGGACATCGGCCTGGCCACGGTTTACCGGGTGTTAACCCAGTTTGAAGCCGCAGGTCTGGTGACTCGGCATCATTTTGAAGGCGGAAACTCTGTTTTTGAACTGGCCAAAGGTGATCACCATGACCACATTCTCTGCATGAAATGTGGTAAAGTGGATGAGTTTACCGATGAGCTTATTGAAGCTCGTCAGAGAGAAATTGCAGAAAAACTGGGCTATGAGCTGACTGACCATAGTCTTCACTTGTACGGCTACTGTTCTGCCTGCAGAAAATCCTGA
- a CDS encoding type II toxin-antitoxin system RatA family toxin: protein MTVVEKSALVKFSAQQMFDLVNDIEAYPRFLPWCGGSRILKREGDIIEAELLISKGGFKKSFSTRNKIDEGGRITVSLLEGPFSYLEGTWDFMPLREDASKISLNLEFEMPGVLASLAFGAVFNQICNTMVSSFTQRAKEIYG, encoded by the coding sequence ATGACCGTTGTTGAAAAAAGCGCATTGGTGAAATTTTCTGCGCAGCAGATGTTCGATCTGGTCAATGACATCGAAGCCTATCCGCGCTTTTTGCCGTGGTGCGGCGGCAGCCGGATCCTCAAACGGGAAGGCGACATTATTGAAGCGGAGCTGTTGATTTCCAAAGGCGGATTCAAAAAATCCTTTTCAACGAGAAATAAAATTGACGAAGGCGGCAGGATTACGGTGTCCTTGCTGGAAGGGCCTTTCTCTTATCTGGAAGGCACATGGGACTTTATGCCGTTGCGCGAAGATGCCAGCAAGATTTCCCTGAACCTGGAATTTGAGATGCCGGGCGTACTGGCAAGTCTGGCATTCGGGGCCGTGTTCAACCAGATATGCAATACCATGGTCAGTTCTTTTACTCAGCGGGCCAAGGAGATTTATGGCTGA